ATCCAATGAGTCATTTCTCCTTAGATCCTATGGGGTCTTACTTTCCCGACCAGTCCAACATGAGCAACCCTACAAAAAGCCTAAAGTCTACGTCgtccacatcaaatgcattaccCTCACCCACATGcctggttacctcctcaaatacTTTGATCAAATTTGTCACATTTGACCTTCCCTTAATAAAGTGATCTTGACTACATCTGATGAATCCATGTCCCACCAAGTACAAATATAGTCTGTCCCTCAAAATTCTTTCTGGTAACTTCCCTACCAATGAACTTAGACTCACTGGCCTGGCATTTCCTGATCTATCCCTTcctctctttttttaaatagtggggcaACATTAGCAATCTTCCAGTCCTGTGGCGCCTTACCAATGGCCAGAGAGAATTTAACAATGACACGGCCCTTGAtatctctcccatttcctccTTCAATGTCCTGGGATGTATCACATTTAGGCCTGCAGACTTTTCCACTTTGAAGGCTGCTGGACCTGCTAGCACCTCCTTTATATGTTAATTTGTTCTAGTATTTCACAATTCCCCACCCCAATATCTGTCTCTGTGTCTTACTGAAATTGTGAAGGCTGACCAGAAGTATCTATTGAGGACTATGTCTATATTTTCTGGGTCCACACACAGATTGCATGGACCCTAATGGCCCCTAGCCTTTCcttagttatcctcttgctccttatattcttaaaaagaaaacattttgcaCTTTCCTTCATTCTATCCACCAATGCTTTCTCATGCAATCTCTTAGTTTTCCCAGTTTGCTTTTTGATTTGCCCCCTGCACCTCTCAGGATTCTACAGTCTTGAACCCTCACTATCCACCATAAACTTCTCCTTTTTTCTTAATCCTGACCATTATATCCTATGACATTCAGGGTTCTCAGGTCTGGCCCCACTTCTTATCCGTACAGTAACATATTTGTTCTGGACTCTCGTACTTTCCTCCTTGAATGCCTTCCACTTCTCTATCACAACTTTACCCTCAACTAACTGCTCACAGTTCACATGGGCCACATTGTATCTACCCTCAATAAAATACGCCTTTGTCAGTTTAGAACATTGATTCTCAGCCCATCCTTATCATTTCCCATTGCTGTCCTAAGTTATAGTCTCTCCCTCCAAAATACACTTTTCAGCTGCCAAGGCTCACTTCCACAGATTAGATCCAGAACTGTCCCACCCTTGTTGGGCTTTCTGTGCACTGGATAAAGAGTTCTCCTGActttcacaatcctgacttggaataataTCACCATTTTTTTGTTGCTGcttggccaaaatcctggaactgccttcctTACAGCACTATGAGTATTCCCAGACGAGGCAGATTGCAGTGGTTCGAGAATACGATCCACCACATCCTGACCTGTGAACAAATAATTTaagaattaaacaaaatctgCGGATGACAACACTATAATTGTGGAACCATAAATGCTACTTAGTGAATCGGGCATCTTGGTGCCAATGAGCATTGGTGATGGCAGAATGGGAAGGAAAGGGAGTTCAGAGCTGTCAATACCAACTACCCCACCTGGGTCGTAACTGGTCCACTGGATAAGATTCCCTGCCTATGATAAACTTGGCTGATTTTCAATGCATTGATTGGTGGATTCTATAGCAGTGCCGTGACCTGCCATCTCATATCGTCCCCAGATAGTGAAGATGATGTCCGCAAAGTTTGCCCTCCATGTGAGTAATTATGTGACCGGTATATATTTCCAGGGTGTGGGGACAtaacggtggcttagtggttagcaatgttgcctcacagcaccacggacccggtttgattccacccttgggcgactgtctgtgtggagtttgcacattctctccttgtctgcatgggtttcctctgggtgctccggaatcctcccacagttcaaagaagtgcaggttaggtggattggccatgggaaattcccattgtatccagggatgtttatgggtggattagccatggaaaatgcaaagttacagggataatataaggggtgggtctgggtggagtgctgtttggagggttggtgtggatcgatggactgaatggcctgcttccacagtgtaggggaATCTATGATTGGGCACTTTAAACTGCTAAGCATTCACAAAATATGTTTTTCTTCAAGAACTGCACGTAGTGAAAGAAAAGGTAAATGTTTTCCATACAGTTTTCATCCTAAATAATTACTGGACAACCAAACTCAAAATTGGAGCATCCAGATTAAATAGATTAAAACAAGTCTTTAAAATACTGACAAAGCTCCTTTAGACTTGAATTCCAATACTAACTCCACTCTCTACACAACCTTCATTGATCTCCCCCCTGCTGCAGAAACAAGATGCAATAGATATTCTTTGAAATGAATGCACACAAGAATCCCCGTTGTCAGAGTCTTCCCTTTCAATCTGTACACTTCCTTTGACTTCATGGAACACCTAAGCATTCAGTTTTTACCATCAGCTAATTTAGTAATTACAACAGGTGAATGTTGTAGTGGCAGGTTGTACTTTTGACAATGGGATAGATTCCCTTCTGAGCACCAGTGGCACTGATGAAGAACAGGAAAATGACGTCCTACGTTAGAAAGGAGGAAATCAGTTGAAATTCCCTACATTCCGAATGGCTTTCTGTGATTCCTATTTTAGAGGGCTTACGGGTGTTGAGTTTGGTTAAGATACTTTCCATTGTCAAACAGCAGATCATTTAGACCCATACATAAAGAATGAATAGTTCAGCTGGTGGCCTGCACCAGAGGACCGTCAGAGATTTTGCTTTCAGTAAAGAAACTAGGAAATTAAATCGGCTCAAATAGCTGTCATGACGTTTGCTTTTATTCAGTCGGTATTGAATGTGAATGGAAATACAGCACTCTGCCTCATTGTCTCAAGTCAgatcaatttaaaagaaaatccacTTAGGTGTAATGTCTAATTGAGCAATAGTGAATGGACCCTATTTCAATGTAGGTGCAAGTTGGTCAACTGCCAAGATTGAAACTTCCTAATTATATGCATCACACTATTCAATTTACTGTTACAGAAATCTTACTCCTTTTAAACCAAAGTAAAACTGTCATATTTCTAAACAACCTTTCATGTTCACTCAGGTTTGCAGTTTCCCTTCATGGCCAGTTGACAGGAGAAACTGGTGTTGGCCTGATGccttgtgttgtctgcaaacttgacCTTGACCATTACTTTTGGAAGATTTTGACTCTGGGACGAATGCATTATGAAGTAGGCCGAACCTTTCTTTCACGTATGGAGTCAATTACAGTGTAAAAAGTCTGAGTAACTGCTTAGATTTAAACGTTATTCTAAAACCAATAATTTGGAAACTTCATAGCTTCTACAAGAGATTTTGTTTAGTTTAAATCCAAATAGATAGTGTTGGGATATAAATTAGCCAAAGTCTGAAAAAGCGAAATGTTTTGGATgcagacccttaatcagaaatcaGACATTTCCAGGTAAAGAATCGTTAGTAAtttgtctttttccttttctaATCAGATATGTCCAAGTAAAGGATTGCTAAAAATTTGTCTTTTTCCttttcacatgctgccagatttgttgcAGTTAACCGACATTTTCTGTATCGAGTTCAGATTTACAACATTCggtactttttcttatttttactCACCCGATTTTGGCAGCAGAACAGAATGTCAGCGCGATAAAGAGAACTCAACTGTTTAAATTGCAACATTTTCTAACCTTGGGGCAAATCCAACCGGCCCAGCCCCCTTTTCTGTGGTTATTAAGTAAACTTATCTGCATCCATAGCAAGTCACAAGTGGAAAGATCCACACCAGTCAAGTACAGAAGCTGCAAGCCTCTCCAACATACATCAGTATGATGATGGCTCGAGGTGTTTTCAAGCTGCAATCCCTGTCTGGTGTGCTTTGTGGGAAATCATGGATTGTCGAAGCTTTGACAGTTAAAAGAGTTGTGGTTTGTCGGGCTGCTGTGAACCAGCAGGAAAGATTCTTCTGTTCATCTACTGCATCTGAGGGTGACAGGTGAGGCAAATTCCTAGCTTTTTTTTCGAACAAACTAAATAGACATTAGAATGGGAACACCAGTCCAAATAAAATTCGATCACTGGAATGAAATTTATGTAAGCAAGTTTGTCCTCCTATTAAACACTGATATGAATGTGGTGGAATCGGATTTTCTGATTTTGTCGCATCCCCAAGGTTGGGTCCCAACCCTGCAGCATGATGGGATAAGTTGCCAGTGTGAATTTTGTCTGGATTGGCCAATTAGTGGCCCGAGGACACAATTGCCATCCAATTAACAGTTCTCAAAGCTAGAGGGCAATAAGAGGCGCTCCAGACAAAAGGTGTTGTAGCCTGCTGTGCaggtaacagagagagagagagagagaggatgttcCACCTTGAGGCCTTCACTCAAGCAATTTTTAAAACCAATATTTTCTAGTCAATCTGcccggagatgttattacacacccctggagcaggtaggacttgaacccagatgtTTCAGCTCAGAGagagggatgctaccactgcatcacaagacctAATAGGTTTTAAAACATCTGAACTAAAAATATAGGTCATAGCTGCCAGCTAGATAAAGGGCTGCCTGCGAATACAACCGTAATCATTAGGCGATGGGGATGGGTGTGCTCCAGAGTCTTCCTGGTAAGATGTTGTTGATATGGGCACACAAGAAACAATGGGAGCCTGTCTGTCTGCCACAGAGACAGACTGTAAATTTTACATTGTAACACCCACTGACACATGGTGAGACAGTCAGCTATCTTAAGATACAAGAGCATTTTGAGTTATCTTAAAAAACAATTCCTCTTTGTTTGAGACAAAGATAACCAGCAGAATGTTTTCTTGCCCATATTTGATCtaatgccatgagatttcataaTGTTCAGTGTCAGCAATGAGGACTCCTAGGGTAACTCCTTCCAATTGTATGCTTTTGGCAGATTTGTTCCGCTGTGTTACATCTTGTCCTCTAGTTGTTGCTTTTTTGCTTGCTGTCTGTGGTTAGTCATTTCTGAGAAGGATTAACAGCTGCTAAATAAATGTAGGTCTGACTTTATTTGCTTCATCTTGGGTATGAAACCTTGCAAAATACTTGTAAGGACTTCTCACAAGTAATAAGACAAGAGCAAACTAGGAAGTTTTCTCTACATCTTCTTAAATATAAGTGCAATACTCGCACAACAATTTAAATTGCACTCTGTAAGAATTGTTATAAAGTGTTGATGCTTTTCCAAGTCACTTTTGTGGACAGGGGAAGTGCATAAATCCACAGCTTTTCTGTTCTGCCCCTCATGCATTTGTTTAACAAGAATGTGTAGTCACCCATCAAGTGGAATTGCTATTCTGCACCAGTATGACTCTTATGGCTCTATAACAGCAATGGCATGAACTGTTTGTCTAGTGAAATGGTCTGAAGAACATCAGAGGAACTTTCTGCCCATCTACAAGTACTACCATAATTtttttaatatccacttaaagcACCAGGACCTTCAACAAGGAATTTAGTTTCATGTATCATTCAGAACTTGTCACCTTTTACATAGCATCATTCCCTTTCACTGCACTGAATTTAACCTGGATTATTTTCTCAAGTTGTGTCTGCCAACACTCACTTTCTGGACTTACTTGCAAACAATGACTCCTTTAGAATAAaaacctatgtctctctgcaacagAGAGAGACCGTAAATTTTACATTGTAACACTCACTGACACATGGGACACAGTCAACCGTCTTAGATACAAGAAGGATTTGAGTTATCTTCAAAGGAAATTCCCATTCGTTTGTCACAAAGATAAccagcaggatgtttccttgcccatatgCCATAAGATTTCATAATGTTTAGTGTCAATGTTGAGGGCCCCCAGTGTAACTCCTTCCAAGTGTGCACTTATGATAGATAGACTAGAGGGTGCCAGTGCCAAGCATCCAGCACGCACTGAATTATGCTTCAGTAACGTGACTAAAACATCGGCTCAGGGCTGGGGGAGGAAGCTAACACAACAAAAACTACACTGCCATatacatcagagataataaaatgtgaggctggatgaacacagcaggcccagcagcatctcaggagcacaaaagctgatatttcgggcctagacccttcatcagagctctctgatgaagggtctaggcccgaaacatcagcttttgtgctctgaaatgctgctgggcctgctgtgttcatccagcctcacattttattatcttggattcgccagcatctgcagttcccattatcactgccataTGCATCAGTTATTTTTCAACATGCTTTAGACTCTACACTTTATTCTCATCAACTTTTGTGAATTTGATGTTGATTTATGTATGAAGGACATAGTGACCATGATACTACTGCTTGACTATGGGCAAATTTGACATGAACTGCCATTACATCTAAGAGGCAACCTTGCTGATATTGAATACATGGTTTTGATATGAAACTTATTGGGACACAAGGACAAACTTCAAAATATAACATATGTTTCACCTTGATAAAGAGTTACAAGTTGTCTGTATGCTGATATTGCAGTTTACCTTCATTTTTAACCTTCTCATAAATATGCCTGCCCTTGCATTCTAATGACGCAAAACTCCTGTCATCATCTTCAGCTCTCTTATCAGTAATCACACTGATGAGTGTACATCCTGTTGTGCTAATTTTGCAATCTCTATATTGATGGCTAGCCTCACCTTAGTAAAAAGCACAGCACTACTGTGATGAAAATGATTTCATTTGCTTTGGATGATTTTGCTTCATAATGGTATAAATTAGTAGAAACTAGATTCTTCCCTGGAAATGAAGCAACTTGTTTGAATACAAATGTCCCATCTTGTGTCGATCTAAGCACCTAAAAGCACTGAATTTAAAATCAAATATCCTTGTGGATTATTGCCTATTTCCATGTTTGTCTGTTAACTTGAATTTAATTCATTAAAATCTAATTGTAAAGAAGTATTTCTCTTTCTGACTTTTTCAGTTGGAGATTTCTGTCCAAGGTCACTCAATAGGCCAGACTGGATGATTAACAAAACAAATACAAATTGCAGCAGAAGTCAAGTTTACTGTTAATCCTACATTTCAAAGAAGAATGTTGAGGATCCTATTTGCTGCAAATGTAGTGTGTGCCATTTATAATGGCCAACTTATCACTTACTAGTTGATAAACAAAAacaatattgctggaaaagctcaggaggtctggcagcatctgtgaagagaaaatctgaactgaggaaggatcaccggacccgaaacgttaactctgattttctcctcagatgctgctggacctactgagcttttccagcaatattgtttctgaggatgagcaataaacatgggccttgccagtgacacccacataccATGACTGTTTTTAAAGccaaaatattgtaattataattTTCTATTTGACCTCATGACAAATCACCTTCATGCTGCTTAGGTAGTTAAAGATACACTCCATGTCTGAGGAAGTAAGGGTTGGGGTGGACGGAATGGACTGTCTAAATGCATTGTCTGAGATGTTGAGACAAAGAAAAATAGTTGGACTTGAATATATCAGTGGTTAGCTCATTTGGATGGACAGCTGGTTTGggatacagagtgatgccaacagcatggattcagttCCTACCCCATCTGAGAttactctccttctcaacttcccCTTTCCTGAGACATGGtggtcctcaggttaaacctACACCCGTTGTCTTTCTCTGATCAGAAAGCAGCCTTCTGATGACTTTATCTTACAAGTGATATGACTATGCTCTTCTCGTTCTGAATTCCCAGTAATTATAGAATTTAAATTAATTGCTGAGTGCACTTTTTAACTTTGGTTTGACTGGAAATTTCATTGTTTTCTTGTTTAATTCATCAACAGATCTGATGAAAAACTGATGGTGCACTTCATCAATCGAGATAATGAAAAATTAACTGTATTGGCAAAGGAGGGTGAAAGTCTGCTTGATGTTGTGATCAAAAATAACTTAGATATTAATGGATTTGGTGAGTGTTCAAGCTGCAGAATGTCAGTCTTCTACTATCTCAGACAGCCAATGGGTTAAGTTGTGGTTggagataacacagggtggagctggaggaacacagcaggccaagcagcatcagaggagcatgaaagttgacatttcaaattgcaagaaatttctgaagaatggtcatgacccaaaatgtcaactttcctgcttgtctgaaaTTGCCTGGCCCGCTATGTTCCTTCAGGtgcacactgtgttattctcTGACTCCAGattctgtagttcctactatttctggcTAAGTTGTTGTTATAATTTTCAAACCAGTGCTGTAGAAAATTTTTTCCTGCTTGGATGGCCTTTATTTTTGACTAAACATAGTTCCATAGGCACCAGTCACCAGTCACCATCTTGCACCTTGCCTTGGTGGCCATTCTTCCCAATTGAGCTGCAGTAGGGGATCTCACCTGCCATGTTGCCCATCACAAAATAAAGTTCAAATTAAGCAGATATTTCTGACCATCCATTTTACCTTCTACAACAGCCCCATGAACCTTACCATTCTACCTGGAATACCATTTCAGTTCTAATCCTTCCGCGTACATCTTCCCTCTCCGTCCTGCGTTGGCAGAGAAAAGCCTCCCAAATTTAATGCTCTGACAATCTCCTTCCTTGTGTTTGGGATAAATCATCTCAGGATAAGCCTgaatacaaacaaagaaacaggtccaaacatggaaacagatgtaaagaaatgaaaatgattaAATTGCAACAGTTAAACAGTTGCCAGCAAGTCATTAACGAGGATCCACTGTCAGATCACTATTCAGTGCCACAAAGTCAACTTGTGTGGAAGTCAGGTGAGGCAGGATCAGGCATGACTGTAATGTTCTCCTTGATCCAATGTTGTTCAGACTTACAGAGAAATAAAGGCCACCTTTATGAGATACGGGGAGGGCTTCCAATGCTTGTGTGGAACTAGACCTTAACAAGGCCAGATCATTCAGGTAAGAAATTTGGAAAAAAGCAAAAGCAGCCTAACTTGTGTTATTACTGCAGGTGCCTGTGAAGGAACCCTGGCTTGTTCAACATGCCATGTCATCTTTGACAAGGAGGTTTTTGAGAATTTGGATGAGATTACAGATGAAGAAATGGATATGTTGGATTTAGCCTTTGGACTTACTCGCTCGTAAGAAATGCATTCTAAGTGTGCCTTCAAATGATGATAGATAATTGTATACAAATTACTTTCAAATACAAGGGTATTTTTACACTTTCCTCCTCACCGCCAAATGTGCGGAATGGCAGGTTTGTGAGTTTAGCATGCTGCCTAGTATCATGCCCCAGATGTGTGAATCCAGGAGTACAGCACATCATTCAACTATGGAGAGATCATAACTGAGCCTAACTTTGTGCTCAACTGACATCTACTTTCCACTAGGAATCATTGGAAAACAATGAACTTTGTAGAGTGATATTTGTTGAGAATGGCAATTTGGCACATTAAGCATGAAACAATGCCTTCATCACAGCTTTCCTAGGACACAATTCCTGAATCCCTCCAATCAGGACTCCGTCTCCACCACTGTGCTTGAATGATTCTTATCAAAGTCACAAATGGCATTCTATGTGACTATGACAAAAATAAACAATTCCTGCTTAGACTTCTTAATCTGCCTCTATCGTTTGACACGATTGATCAATTCATTCTCCTCCAATGTCTCTTCATTGTCATTCAGCAGGGTAACACTGTGTTTACCTGGTTCCACTCTTAACTATCTAATTGTAGCCATAGAGTCATCATCAATGATGTCTCTTCCCACTCATGCTTAGTTACCTCTGCTAGAATGCCCCTTCGTTCTAATCCCTTTGCCTCTCCTCAACATCAACCTTACTGACTGAATCAGTGTTTACATGTACACTTATGACACTAAATTCCACTTCATTATCATCTTGACTATCTCTAAATTATCAGATTACTTATCCATTACCAGGGAAGCATAAATTTCCTTCAACTGAACATTGAGAATACTGAGGACATTCTTCTCTTCCTGTCATGATAGTAACCCCGTCTCTGGCAACGGTCTGAAGCTGATAAACTATTCATAAACTCAGTACTACATTTGACCCTGAAATGAGCTTTTGTCACTAAGACCACTTATTCCCACCTACATGGCAACACACATCTCTTCCCTTGCCTCACCTCCTTTACTGCTAAAACTTCCGCCCATGCCGCTATTTCCCTTACTTTCAGTTATCCATGCACTGCTAGCTGGTCTGACACGTTCTACTCTCCATACATTCAGGGCATCTAAAACTTTGTTGCTTGTGCCCTAGAACAAAGAATAgtgtagcacagaaacaagcctttcagcccaccatgcctgtgcCAACTCATGACACCATTCTAAGCTTAAAGCCTTTTGCCTCTTTGCAGTTTGTATCGCTgtattccctgcccattcatgtatttgtcaagatgcctaCTAAACATTGCATGCTTTTGTTGGCtcgtagttttttaaaaataaaaagttctatttttttaacagaataattgaagcccaggatcagggGCTGAGCACTAGACTGACATTGCAAGGAAATCATTACATGTTTGAATATCAATCcaggttactttcagattgaaggtaaattggagaaatatttacaggctacagaCTAAAAGActaatacaatttttaaaaaatcaaactgagaactaaataattaaaatagagatgTCAGGCCAGGCAATGTGTTATAACAGCATGATGTGGTAGCTGGTAGACCTAATTGTGGCTCATAGTGACCATATCTGTAGCAAGCTTGAGAAAGTCTGGCATagaattgatgagctggagtgcAACTTGTCAGGGAGTGGGACAGTTACCTGAATGCTGTGATTCAGGGCACTGTAACACCTCTTAGATTAACAACCACCAATTTTGTCATTGGTCAGAGACAGGAGGGTGTGGCTACAAGCAAGGCACATAGAGAGATCCAAGGGGTAATACTGAAGGAGCCTTAGCCCTAGAACTTGTCTAACACAGGATTAAGATTTTTGCTCCCTATGTGGAAAAGAGTGGAGGCTGTTGGGAGGATGAACAAATGGAtcatagcactgtggtacagggaacTATTCGAGAGGAGTGGGGACAGAAAAGAGAGATGTAGCTATAATCAGGGATGGTATAGTCAGGAAAACAGACACCGTTCTTGTGGCCAGAATGGAGAGTCCCAAAGGCTATGTTGCCtgctggtgcccaggttcaggatagcTCATCTGGGCTGCGGACAAACTTGGAGCCGGAAGGGGAAAATTCAGCGTCGTGGCACATGGAGGGATCCAGGAGGTAATGCTGAAGGAGCCTGAGCCCTTGAGCTTGTCAGACACCAGATACATACAACAGCTTCAACAACATCAGGGGACAGAGGTGTCTGTGGtggccatcagtaaggagaaggtgctggggaatctgaaaagtctgaaggcagatgaatcacccagaccagacagactacaccccagagttctgtaggaaacagctgaggagattgtagaggcattggcagtaatctttcaggaatcatcgGAGTCGGGAAGGATCCCAGAGGAgtggaaaatggttaatgtaacacccctgtttaagaagggaggaaggcagAAGATAAGAAACAAAAGGCCAGTTATcctgaccttggttgttggtaacaTTTTAAAGCCCATTATTTGGGAAGTTATTGTGaagtacttggaaatgcatggtaaagtAGGGCTGAGTTAGCACttcttcatcaaggggaggccatgcctgacaaatcttttagaattctttgaggaggtaaagagcaggttag
The Stegostoma tigrinum isolate sSteTig4 chromosome 15, sSteTig4.hap1, whole genome shotgun sequence genome window above contains:
- the fdx1b gene encoding ferredoxin 1b → MMMARGVFKLQSLSGVLCGKSWIVEALTVKRVVVCRAAVNQQERFFCSSTASEGDSRSDEKLMVHFINRDNEKLTVLAKEGESLLDVVIKNNLDINGFGACEGTLACSTCHVIFDKEVFENLDEITDEEMDMLDLAFGLTRSSRLGCQICLKKSLDGITVKIPKDVSDVRESKGQ